Proteins encoded by one window of Massilia sp. NR 4-1:
- a CDS encoding flagellar hook protein FlgE: MSFDIALSGIQAINEQLSTISNNVANAGTLGFKSSRANFSAMYAGERPTGTRIGSTSQSITQNGGVLTTNRGLDALINGRGFFVAKDSTGQMNYTRVGLFEKAADNFIIDASGRRVQGYAMTPPSTVRGAMGDIVVPTGTQPGKPSTKIDFQANMSADWKVPANPWPAAAPASGIVDPLTYNMSKSSVIYDSLGKQHPVTQYFRKAAAGTDVEVYVSVDGAFPTALAATLKFDTAGKLTGPLSYAIPSFTPPGAAAVNVTIGYTGTTFQAGEANTSVNAADGNAPGTYVGVELNKDGGVIAKYSNGQKQQIAVIAVATFPNDEGLIPADNTSWIAGGDSGVANYAEPGQGVAGSLNTGSLEQSNVDVTTELVSLMTSQRNYQANSKVISTENAMLQSLMQAL, encoded by the coding sequence ATGAGCTTCGATATCGCACTGTCTGGCATTCAAGCCATCAACGAGCAGCTGAGCACCATCAGCAACAACGTCGCCAATGCCGGCACCCTCGGCTTCAAATCCAGCCGTGCCAATTTCTCGGCCATGTATGCCGGCGAGCGCCCGACCGGCACCCGCATCGGCTCGACCAGCCAGTCCATCACCCAGAACGGCGGCGTGCTGACCACCAACCGCGGCCTGGACGCCCTGATCAATGGCCGCGGCTTCTTCGTGGCCAAGGATTCCACCGGCCAGATGAACTACACCCGCGTCGGCCTGTTCGAGAAAGCCGCTGACAATTTCATCATCGACGCTTCCGGCCGCCGCGTGCAAGGCTATGCCATGACGCCGCCGTCCACCGTGCGCGGCGCCATGGGCGATATCGTGGTGCCGACCGGCACCCAGCCGGGCAAGCCGTCCACCAAGATCGACTTCCAGGCCAATATGTCGGCCGACTGGAAAGTGCCGGCCAACCCCTGGCCGGCTGCCGCGCCCGCCAGCGGCATAGTCGACCCCTTGACCTACAATATGTCCAAGTCCTCGGTCATCTATGACTCGCTGGGCAAGCAACACCCGGTCACCCAGTATTTCCGCAAGGCGGCCGCCGGCACCGATGTCGAAGTCTACGTCAGCGTCGACGGCGCCTTCCCGACCGCCTTGGCGGCCACCCTGAAATTCGATACCGCCGGCAAGCTGACCGGCCCGCTGTCCTACGCCATCCCGTCCTTCACGCCACCGGGCGCCGCGGCCGTGAACGTGACCATCGGCTACACCGGCACCACCTTCCAGGCCGGCGAAGCGAACACCTCGGTCAACGCCGCCGACGGCAACGCGCCAGGTACTTATGTGGGCGTGGAACTGAACAAGGACGGCGGCGTGATCGCCAAGTATTCCAATGGCCAGAAGCAGCAGATCGCCGTGATCGCCGTCGCCACCTTCCCCAACGACGAAGGCTTGATCCCGGCCGACAACACCAGCTGGATCGCCGGCGGCGATTCGGGCGTGGCCAACTATGCCGAGCCGGGCCAGGGTGTGGCCGGTTCCCTCAACACCGGTTCGCTGGAACAGTCGAACGTGGACGTGACGACCGAACTGGTCAGCCTGATGACCTCGCAGCGCAACTACCAGGCCAACTCCAAGGTCATCTCGACCGAGAACGCGATGCTGCAATCGCTGATGCAAGCCCTGTAA
- a CDS encoding flagellar hook capping FlgD N-terminal domain-containing protein encodes METNLFTNTANAAANTQQGGGAPAAASGMSANQEMFTKLLVAQIKNQDPLSPSDPAQFVQQLTQLSQTEALNNMAKLTSANASVLQSMQVLALGGQVGSDVMVNSESVKLDGAKVKGELTLENASSKTTLILTGSDGIERPVQLGSLSPGVAPFAIDPTALGLPAGTYKMKVVTSSGEQPPLDIAGRLNSVRLGANGNVVLNVGNVGEVASTAITAFNGKSATTSASKI; translated from the coding sequence ATGGAAACCAATCTGTTTACCAACACCGCCAACGCGGCCGCCAACACCCAGCAGGGCGGCGGCGCGCCCGCGGCGGCTTCCGGCATGAGCGCCAACCAGGAAATGTTCACCAAGCTGCTGGTGGCGCAGATCAAGAACCAGGATCCGCTCTCGCCCAGCGATCCGGCCCAGTTCGTGCAACAGCTGACCCAGCTGTCGCAGACCGAGGCCCTGAACAATATGGCCAAGCTCACCAGCGCCAATGCCAGCGTGCTGCAGAGCATGCAAGTGCTGGCCCTGGGCGGCCAGGTCGGTTCGGACGTGATGGTCAATAGCGAGAGCGTCAAGCTCGACGGCGCCAAGGTCAAGGGCGAGCTGACGCTGGAAAACGCCAGCAGCAAGACCACCCTGATCCTGACCGGCAGCGACGGCATCGAGCGCCCGGTGCAACTGGGTTCGCTGAGCCCGGGCGTGGCGCCCTTCGCCATCGATCCGACGGCGCTCGGCCTGCCGGCCGGCACCTACAAGATGAAGGTTGTCACCAGCAGCGGCGAGCAGCCGCCGCTCGACATCGCCGGCCGCCTGAACAGCGTGCGCCTGGGCGCCAACGGCAATGTTGTGCTGAATGTCGGCAATGTGGGCGAAGTTGCCTCCACGGCCATTACCGCGTTTAACGGCAAGTCCGCCACCACTTCCGCTAGCAAGATTTAA
- the flgC gene encoding flagellar basal body rod protein FlgC, translated as MSFKDISQIAGSAMAAQTVRLNTVASNLANADSVAGSEAETYRARKPVFAAVMNEGFNGAAGGRVQVLDVVESAEALRKVHEPGNPLANAEGMVFYPNVNQVAEMTDMMSASRAFETNVEVLGRIRGMQQSLLKLGES; from the coding sequence ATGAGCTTCAAGGACATTTCCCAGATCGCCGGCTCGGCCATGGCGGCCCAGACCGTGCGCCTGAACACGGTCGCCTCCAACCTGGCCAATGCCGATTCGGTGGCCGGCAGCGAAGCCGAAACCTACCGCGCGCGCAAACCCGTGTTTGCCGCCGTCATGAACGAGGGCTTCAACGGCGCCGCCGGCGGCCGCGTCCAGGTGCTCGACGTGGTGGAAAGCGCGGAAGCCCTGCGCAAGGTGCACGAGCCGGGCAATCCCCTCGCCAACGCCGAGGGCATGGTGTTCTATCCCAACGTCAACCAGGTGGCCGAGATGACCGACATGATGTCGGCCTCGCGCGCCTTCGAGACCAATGTCGAAGTGCTGGGCCGCATCCGCGGCATGCAGCAATCCCTGCTGAAACTCGGCGAGAGCTAA
- the flgB gene encoding flagellar basal body rod protein FlgB, which produces MGINFKDAVGLHSDALQLRAERTRILASNIANENTPGFQAQDMDFASSLARVQAEADGELSLSGDEAPLYRVPYHPTKDGNTVEIGVEQAAFSQNATDFQTSLTFVNMKLRGLAKAINGQG; this is translated from the coding sequence ATGGGCATCAATTTCAAGGACGCGGTCGGCCTGCACAGCGACGCGCTGCAACTGCGGGCGGAACGCACCCGCATCCTGGCCTCCAATATTGCCAATGAGAACACACCGGGCTTCCAGGCCCAGGACATGGACTTCGCCTCGTCCCTGGCCCGCGTGCAGGCCGAGGCGGATGGCGAACTCAGCCTTTCGGGCGACGAGGCGCCGCTGTACCGCGTGCCCTACCACCCGACCAAGGATGGCAACACGGTCGAGATCGGCGTCGAGCAAGCCGCCTTCTCGCAGAACGCCACCGATTTCCAGACCAGCCTGACTTTCGTCAACATGAAGCTGCGCGGCCTGGCCAAAGCCATCAACGGACAAGGATAA
- the flgA gene encoding flagellar basal body P-ring formation chaperone FlgA: MSALADTLPEQVIAQVHKAALEQLQRQAERAGLTDVKAEAEVVRGSRPLPLCRTPVTVDGVDTRAPARMRFLAVCPGAEGWRYDFVVRGKLSAKVAVLAADVAAGKPLGLADVSLERNDITSVPDALADLAAVDGMSARRSLRAGEVLRPNMLVAALLVKRGEMVRIVAKREQIEVSMAGEALDAGARGAIVRVRNASGTTIRARVIDAGTVEPADLPGAN; this comes from the coding sequence ATGTCGGCTTTGGCTGACACTTTACCGGAACAGGTGATAGCCCAGGTACACAAGGCGGCGTTGGAACAACTGCAGCGCCAGGCGGAACGGGCCGGCTTGACGGACGTGAAAGCCGAGGCCGAGGTGGTGCGCGGCAGCCGGCCGCTGCCCCTGTGCCGCACGCCGGTGACGGTGGACGGGGTCGATACGCGGGCGCCGGCGCGCATGCGTTTTCTCGCCGTCTGTCCGGGAGCGGAGGGGTGGCGGTACGATTTCGTGGTGCGGGGCAAGCTGTCGGCCAAGGTGGCGGTGCTGGCGGCCGATGTGGCGGCGGGCAAGCCGCTGGGCCTGGCCGATGTGTCGCTCGAGCGCAACGACATCACCAGCGTGCCCGACGCGCTGGCCGACCTGGCCGCCGTGGACGGCATGTCGGCGCGGCGCAGCCTGCGCGCCGGCGAAGTGCTGCGGCCGAATATGCTGGTGGCGGCGCTGCTGGTGAAGCGCGGCGAGATGGTGCGCATCGTGGCCAAGCGCGAGCAGATCGAAGTGAGCATGGCGGGCGAGGCGCTCGATGCCGGCGCGCGCGGCGCCATCGTGCGGGTGCGCAATGCCAGCGGCACCACCATCCGCGCCCGCGTCATCGACGCCGGGACGGTGGAGCCTGCTGACCTGCCGGGGGCCAATTAA
- a CDS encoding glycoside hydrolase family 73 protein — translation MNPSDFFARTAATQATAATAATRSNMAAAQPVLPAAFASSGGDAGQRFGAAFRQVQSDVQDFLAHGAAFSAPDNGAGNTLSVEAAALRARLAGGAIDGPAPGAGADSDTQEQFLASIRPWAAEAGERLGVAPDIVAAHAALESGWGQRPLRLPGGADSNNLFGIKAGGQWQGDSNPARTTEYEGGVAMKKVERFRSYPDQGAAFRDYASLLLENPRYQKALNAGNNARAFAQGLVQGGYATDPGYAEKLTRLAARIAQRPED, via the coding sequence ATGAACCCGTCTGATTTCTTCGCGCGCACGGCGGCCACCCAGGCCACCGCCGCCACGGCGGCGACGCGTTCGAATATGGCCGCGGCGCAGCCGGTGCTGCCGGCCGCCTTCGCCAGCAGCGGCGGCGATGCCGGCCAGCGCTTCGGCGCGGCCTTCCGCCAGGTGCAGTCCGACGTCCAGGATTTCCTCGCCCATGGCGCCGCTTTCAGCGCGCCCGATAACGGCGCCGGCAACACCCTGAGCGTGGAAGCGGCCGCCTTGCGCGCGCGCCTGGCCGGCGGCGCCATCGATGGCCCGGCGCCGGGCGCCGGCGCCGACAGCGACACCCAGGAACAGTTTTTGGCCAGCATCCGGCCGTGGGCGGCCGAAGCCGGCGAGCGGCTCGGCGTGGCGCCCGACATCGTGGCCGCCCATGCCGCCTTGGAATCGGGCTGGGGCCAGCGCCCGCTGCGCCTGCCCGGCGGCGCCGACAGCAATAATCTGTTCGGCATCAAGGCCGGCGGCCAGTGGCAGGGCGACAGCAACCCGGCCCGCACCACCGAGTACGAGGGCGGCGTGGCAATGAAAAAAGTGGAACGCTTCCGCAGCTACCCCGACCAGGGCGCCGCCTTCCGCGACTATGCCAGCTTGCTGCTGGAAAATCCGCGTTATCAAAAAGCTTTGAATGCGGGCAATAACGCCCGTGCTTTCGCCCAGGGCCTGGTCCAGGGCGGTTATGCCACCGATCCCGGCTACGCCGAGAAACTCACGCGCCTGGCGGCGCGCATCGCCCAGCGCCCGGAGGATTAA
- the flgN gene encoding flagellar export chaperone FlgN encodes MNQLTRQQAMLSLLQGVAADKAAYRTLLGLLEQQFEAALRHRQARLGELAQEISALVDTMEARRRERVELAARLVGAQGGMEQVFALLKHEPRARLEADWAELEQMVREAKACGKRNGDLLAEQYTIMEKVLKGEDQIYEPV; translated from the coding sequence GTGAACCAGCTGACGCGCCAGCAAGCAATGTTGAGCTTGCTGCAAGGCGTGGCCGCCGACAAGGCGGCTTACCGCACCCTGCTCGGCCTGCTCGAACAGCAGTTCGAGGCGGCGCTGCGCCACCGCCAGGCCCGGCTGGGCGAACTGGCGCAGGAAATTTCGGCCCTGGTCGATACCATGGAAGCGCGCCGCCGCGAGCGCGTCGAGCTGGCCGCGCGCCTGGTCGGCGCCCAGGGCGGCATGGAACAGGTGTTTGCCCTGCTCAAGCATGAGCCGCGCGCCCGCCTCGAAGCCGACTGGGCCGAACTGGAGCAGATGGTGCGCGAGGCCAAGGCTTGCGGCAAGCGCAATGGCGACTTGCTCGCCGAGCAATACACCATCATGGAAAAAGTACTCAAGGGCGAGGACCAGATTTATGAACCCGTCTGA
- the flgM gene encoding flagellar biosynthesis anti-sigma factor FlgM — translation MRITTATPGGVSVQQVSEVTPADSARPLAAPAEAAELQSAVLQPALQALRELPDIDHEKVAQLRDALAKGELPFNAGKLAGLIQRFHGSEK, via the coding sequence ATGCGCATCACCACCGCCACCCCGGGCGGCGTCAGCGTCCAGCAGGTCAGCGAAGTCACGCCGGCCGACAGCGCGCGGCCGCTGGCCGCGCCGGCCGAAGCGGCGGAGCTGCAATCGGCCGTGCTGCAGCCGGCCCTGCAGGCGCTGCGCGAGCTGCCCGACATCGACCACGAAAAAGTCGCCCAGTTGCGCGACGCCCTCGCCAAAGGCGAGCTGCCCTTCAATGCCGGCAAACTGGCCGGCCTGATCCAGCGTTTCCACGGGAGCGAGAAGTGA
- a CDS encoding flagellar motor protein MotB has translation MLKPHDKHHEATIVKRGGGKHKHDEHGGAWKVAFADFCLALMCLFLVLWLMASRNTESLEQILTEADGNKTDQGKGVMPQQIGGPRGSLIERFPMTRTGNTDAPGNATQSTQTNPQAQPERVSYDTPNDLQQLAKALGNMSEEAGLASNLESVVTPYGLRVMLHDTDEQGMFVRGSAVPTGKFQALMRKMGPLFAKMENQMLIVGHTDSLQYADTSHSAFSNWNLSSNRAMSARAQLLAGSMPTDSVLQVVGMADRAPLDVKNATAGINRRIELLILTKGQAAAISAMFGMPGKKSPLTLDVDSELPDVNILQQLRNKLLPGAKGNGNGH, from the coding sequence GTGCTAAAGCCGCATGACAAGCACCACGAAGCAACCATCGTCAAGCGCGGTGGTGGCAAGCACAAGCACGACGAGCACGGCGGCGCCTGGAAAGTGGCGTTCGCCGACTTCTGCCTCGCCCTGATGTGCCTGTTCCTGGTGCTGTGGCTGATGGCTTCGCGCAATACCGAGAGCCTGGAACAGATCCTGACCGAGGCCGACGGCAACAAGACCGACCAGGGCAAGGGCGTCATGCCGCAGCAGATCGGCGGCCCGCGCGGCAGCCTGATCGAGCGCTTCCCGATGACCCGCACCGGCAATACCGATGCCCCCGGCAACGCCACGCAAAGCACGCAGACCAATCCCCAGGCCCAGCCCGAACGCGTCAGCTACGACACGCCCAACGATTTGCAGCAACTGGCCAAGGCCCTCGGCAATATGAGCGAGGAAGCGGGCCTGGCCAGCAATCTGGAATCGGTGGTCACGCCGTATGGCTTGCGCGTGATGCTGCACGATACCGACGAGCAAGGCATGTTCGTGCGCGGCAGCGCCGTGCCGACCGGCAAATTCCAAGCGCTGATGCGCAAGATGGGGCCGCTGTTTGCCAAGATGGAAAACCAGATGCTGATCGTCGGCCACACCGACTCCCTGCAATACGCCGACACCAGCCACTCCGCCTTCTCCAACTGGAACCTGTCGTCCAACCGCGCCATGTCGGCGCGCGCCCAGCTGCTGGCCGGCAGCATGCCCACCGACAGCGTGCTGCAGGTGGTCGGCATGGCCGACCGCGCGCCGCTCGATGTCAAAAATGCGACAGCCGGCATCAACCGCCGCATCGAGCTGCTCATTCTCACCAAGGGGCAGGCGGCCGCCATTTCGGCCATGTTCGGCATGCCGGGCAAGAAGAGTCCTTTGACTTTGGATGTGGATTCTGAGTTGCCTGATGTTAATATACTGCAGCAGCTGCGCAATAAGCTGCTGCCGGGTGCAAAGGGCAACGGCAATGGCCATTGA
- the motA gene encoding flagellar motor stator protein MotA: protein MQQLVGILIVLGSVFGGFAMMGGTFHAIWQPIELIIIAGAGLGAFVLGNPRHVLGETGGQLKKIVFRKKYDSEFQRQLLLLMYELLQLAAGGLKALDAHVEAPKESPLFQRYPAVLEEPKLLAFIVDNFRLMAMGKINAHELEGVLEQELEAIHEELTQPAKSLQKIGEAMPGFGILAAVLGIVMTMNSVGGGATSGEIAEHVGAAMVGTFIGIFFCYGLLDPLSNMMKQLVVQEASTMECVKVVLVTHVAGKPPLLAIDAGRRLVQLNIKPSFAQLEGWINAMEGRDSEPDSRRGGGRAKAA, encoded by the coding sequence ATGCAGCAATTAGTCGGTATTCTCATCGTGCTCGGCAGTGTGTTCGGCGGTTTCGCCATGATGGGTGGCACTTTCCACGCCATCTGGCAGCCGATCGAGCTGATCATCATTGCCGGCGCCGGCCTCGGCGCCTTTGTGCTGGGCAATCCGCGCCATGTGCTGGGCGAGACCGGCGGCCAGCTCAAGAAAATCGTGTTCCGCAAGAAATACGATTCCGAATTCCAGCGGCAATTGCTGCTGCTCATGTATGAACTGCTGCAATTGGCGGCCGGCGGCCTGAAAGCGCTCGACGCCCACGTCGAGGCGCCCAAGGAAAGCCCGCTGTTCCAGCGCTATCCGGCCGTGCTGGAAGAGCCCAAGCTGCTCGCCTTCATCGTCGACAACTTCCGCCTGATGGCCATGGGCAAGATCAACGCGCACGAGCTGGAAGGCGTGCTGGAACAGGAACTCGAAGCCATCCATGAAGAGCTGACCCAGCCGGCCAAATCGCTGCAGAAAATCGGCGAGGCCATGCCCGGCTTCGGTATTCTGGCCGCCGTGCTCGGCATCGTGATGACCATGAACAGCGTGGGCGGCGGCGCCACCTCGGGCGAGATCGCCGAACACGTGGGCGCGGCCATGGTCGGCACCTTCATCGGCATCTTCTTCTGCTACGGCCTGCTCGACCCGCTGTCGAATATGATGAAGCAGCTGGTGGTGCAGGAAGCGTCCACCATGGAATGCGTGAAAGTGGTGCTGGTGACCCACGTCGCCGGCAAGCCGCCGCTGCTGGCGATCGACGCCGGCCGCCGCCTGGTGCAGCTGAACATCAAGCCAAGCTTCGCCCAGCTCGAAGGCTGGATCAACGCCATGGAAGGCCGCGACAGCGAACCGGATTCTCGCCGTGGAGGTGGCCGTGCTAAAGCCGCATGA
- a CDS encoding FliA/WhiG family RNA polymerase sigma factor, which yields MAYLEQAEACADGYGETAAAAPALSPAAEQKCLVDYAPLVKRIVRQLNSQVAGAIDRDDMEQIGLMGLLEALRRYGAPDAAFGSYASLRIRGAILDELRRQDWRPRAVRQHSHKLRDAMRALTRKLGREPAEHEAIAGLGLTPEEYQSYLLDENAEQIASFDDLLQDTLADTGSAPSPEELLMVRRSLEQALNGLDEREQRVVQMYYEFELSYKEIAAVLDLTDARVCQLNKAALGKMKAVLQR from the coding sequence ATGGCATATCTAGAACAAGCGGAAGCCTGTGCCGACGGGTATGGTGAAACGGCGGCCGCAGCGCCGGCGCTGAGTCCGGCCGCCGAACAGAAATGCCTGGTGGATTATGCGCCGCTGGTGAAACGCATCGTGCGCCAGCTCAATTCGCAGGTGGCGGGCGCGATCGACCGCGACGATATGGAACAGATCGGCCTGATGGGCCTGCTCGAAGCGCTGCGCCGCTACGGCGCGCCGGATGCCGCCTTCGGCAGCTACGCCAGCCTGCGCATCCGCGGCGCCATCCTCGACGAACTGCGGCGCCAGGATTGGCGGCCGCGCGCCGTGCGCCAGCACAGCCACAAGCTGCGCGACGCCATGCGCGCGCTGACGCGCAAGCTCGGGCGCGAACCGGCCGAGCACGAAGCGATCGCCGGCCTCGGCCTGACGCCCGAGGAATACCAGAGCTATCTGCTCGACGAGAATGCCGAACAGATCGCCAGCTTCGACGACCTCTTGCAGGATACGCTGGCCGACACCGGCAGCGCGCCCAGTCCGGAAGAGCTGCTGATGGTGCGGCGCAGCCTGGAGCAGGCGCTCAACGGCCTGGACGAGCGCGAGCAGCGCGTGGTGCAGATGTATTACGAGTTTGAGCTGAGCTATAAAGAAATTGCCGCCGTGCTCGATCTGACGGATGCCCGCGTCTGCCAGCTCAACAAGGCGGCCCTGGGCAAGATGAAGGCAGTGCTGCAGCGTTAA
- the fliL gene encoding flagellar basal body-associated protein FliL: MKLVIALVGVAVLAAGVAGGAVWYMGKASANAAVPAAAHAKVEAPRGDGKPPKYLTVDKVIVMLRKAPGDTVPHYMSADLVVATTTEKEKEAKEHLPLLRSIAVKSLSALPMAKAETMSIDQFAEELNKAFDETYEKERLEKPFNNVMIGKMILE, translated from the coding sequence ATGAAATTGGTAATCGCGCTGGTGGGTGTGGCCGTCCTCGCTGCGGGCGTGGCCGGCGGCGCCGTCTGGTATATGGGCAAGGCTTCGGCCAATGCCGCCGTACCGGCTGCCGCGCATGCCAAGGTGGAGGCGCCGCGCGGCGACGGCAAGCCGCCCAAATACCTGACCGTGGACAAGGTCATCGTCATGCTGCGCAAGGCGCCCGGCGATACCGTGCCGCACTATATGTCGGCCGACCTGGTGGTGGCCACCACCACGGAAAAGGAAAAAGAAGCCAAGGAACACCTGCCGCTGCTGCGCAGCATCGCCGTCAAGTCGCTCTCGGCCTTGCCGATGGCCAAGGCCGAAACCATGTCGATCGACCAGTTCGCCGAGGAGCTGAACAAGGCCTTCGATGAAACCTATGAAAAGGAAAGACTGGAAAAGCCGTTCAATAATGTGATGATCGGCAAGATGATTCTCGAATAA
- a CDS encoding flagellar hook-length control protein FliK, with protein sequence MSMTSIGAAPAAAPTLPDAAPAAPEAAGLLSAAVGGAPLSLFGQLLSLVDAGSAPDGASPAQDPDHGADEAVAPSDSTAAATPAFSTMPLPVMLAALAPATVAAASAGSGPQGGVTAVGAIAADGAAPTHPALLAAQAEQPVRTPAAAGDAAARGALPLPPQLASQLHSGSDSSAPAAGGERQPAMALPTGTQSGSGARADAAPLLAELNAVQSGRGGDAKAAVKEAVGDVAQAGAGFKTLFANAGLPNGAGGDSVKLAGAPEQWQQPLRAALGDRLQLQLQRNNDHAVIRLDPPNLGSVEISIRHTAGALQVNLSASNGEVLRQLNTIGDTMRQDLSQRQYGEVAVTVSASRGQGFADADGRGRQPERDGQGGRQPGRALSEDGATSTFAMLSDLE encoded by the coding sequence ATGAGCATGACATCCATCGGCGCCGCCCCCGCGGCCGCCCCCACCTTACCCGACGCCGCGCCGGCCGCCCCCGAGGCGGCAGGTCTATTGAGCGCGGCCGTGGGTGGCGCGCCCCTGTCCCTCTTCGGCCAACTGCTGAGCCTGGTGGACGCCGGCAGCGCGCCGGACGGCGCCAGCCCGGCGCAGGACCCGGACCACGGCGCCGACGAAGCCGTCGCGCCGAGCGACAGCACGGCGGCTGCCACGCCGGCCTTCAGCACCATGCCGCTGCCGGTGATGCTGGCGGCGCTGGCCCCGGCCACGGTCGCAGCGGCGAGCGCCGGCAGCGGCCCGCAAGGCGGCGTCACGGCCGTGGGCGCCATCGCGGCCGACGGCGCGGCGCCGACCCATCCCGCCCTGCTGGCCGCGCAAGCGGAGCAGCCAGTGCGCACGCCGGCAGCCGCCGGCGACGCCGCCGCGCGCGGCGCCCTGCCCCTGCCGCCGCAACTGGCCAGCCAGCTGCACAGCGGCAGCGACAGCAGCGCGCCGGCCGCCGGCGGCGAGCGCCAGCCAGCCATGGCCCTGCCCACCGGCACCCAGAGCGGCAGCGGCGCGCGCGCCGATGCCGCCCCCCTGCTGGCCGAGCTGAACGCCGTGCAAAGCGGCCGCGGCGGCGATGCCAAGGCTGCCGTCAAGGAGGCCGTCGGCGACGTGGCCCAGGCCGGCGCCGGCTTCAAGACCCTGTTTGCCAATGCCGGCCTGCCCAACGGCGCCGGCGGCGACAGCGTCAAGCTGGCCGGCGCACCCGAGCAGTGGCAGCAGCCGCTGCGCGCCGCCCTGGGCGACCGCCTGCAGCTGCAATTGCAGCGCAATAACGACCATGCCGTGATCCGCCTCGACCCGCCCAATCTGGGCAGCGTGGAGATCTCGATCCGCCATACCGCCGGCGCCCTGCAGGTGAACCTGTCGGCCAGCAATGGCGAGGTGCTGCGCCAGCTGAACACCATCGGCGACACCATGCGCCAGGACCTGTCGCAGCGCCAGTATGGCGAGGTGGCCGTGACCGTCTCGGCCAGCCGCGGCCAGGGCTTTGCCGATGCCGACGGCCGCGGCCGCCAGCCCGAGCGCGATGGCCAGGGCGGCCGTCAGCCCGGCCGCGCCCTGTCCGAGGACGGCGCCACTTCCACCTTTGCCATGCTGAGCGATCTGGAGTAA
- the fliS gene encoding flagellar export chaperone FliS: MMNQDAYSSYHSVNLDAQTARATPVELVLVLTDGLLEELARARAHIVARRYELKAASLNKCTQIINGMASSLDFDNGGEVVVNLSRLYDYCAARLYRAGIDMNPEIIDEVVTLQTTIKQGWLGVQANG, from the coding sequence ATGATGAACCAGGATGCCTACAGCAGCTACCACTCGGTCAATCTGGACGCGCAGACGGCCCGCGCCACGCCAGTCGAGCTGGTGCTGGTACTGACCGACGGCCTGCTGGAAGAGCTGGCCCGCGCGCGCGCCCACATCGTGGCGCGCCGCTACGAACTGAAAGCTGCGAGCCTGAACAAGTGCACGCAGATCATCAATGGCATGGCCAGCTCGCTCGACTTCGACAATGGCGGCGAAGTGGTGGTCAATCTGAGCCGTCTCTACGATTACTGCGCCGCCCGCCTGTACCGCGCCGGCATCGATATGAATCCGGAAATCATCGATGAAGTCGTGACCCTGCAGACCACCATCAAGCAGGGCTGGCTGGGCGTGCAAGCGAATGGATAG